Proteins from a genomic interval of Rhizobium etli CFN 42:
- a CDS encoding aspartate/glutamate racemase family protein — MRILIVNPNSTVSMTEKAAAAARAVAAYGTEIIAATSSMGPVSIEGHYDGALAIPGLLSELRARQVAGYDAAVIACFDDTGLEAARSFADVPILGLCESAVVTAGFLAQRFTVVTTLERSRVLIDNLVRRYGMGDRAKVRASDIPVLELEDAASGAIGKLRAEIERALAEDGAEAIVLGCAGMTDLARELQDIYGVPVVDGVAAAVKQAEALVSLGLSTSKRGSYASPLPKPLMGAMSGFSPIPKIG; from the coding sequence ATGCGCATCCTCATCGTCAATCCGAATAGCACGGTCTCCATGACCGAGAAGGCTGCGGCCGCTGCGCGCGCGGTGGCGGCGTACGGCACGGAGATCATCGCCGCGACGTCGAGCATGGGGCCCGTCTCCATCGAGGGGCATTATGACGGGGCGCTGGCGATTCCCGGCCTGCTTTCCGAACTCCGCGCGCGGCAGGTGGCGGGCTACGACGCGGCGGTCATCGCCTGCTTCGACGACACCGGGCTCGAAGCGGCGCGAAGCTTCGCGGACGTGCCGATCCTCGGTCTCTGTGAATCCGCCGTGGTCACGGCGGGTTTCCTGGCGCAGCGTTTCACCGTGGTGACGACGCTGGAGCGGTCGCGGGTGCTGATCGACAATCTGGTACGGCGCTACGGCATGGGCGACCGGGCGAAGGTGCGCGCCTCCGACATCCCGGTGCTGGAGTTGGAAGACGCGGCCTCGGGCGCGATCGGCAAGCTGAGGGCCGAGATCGAGCGGGCGCTTGCCGAAGACGGCGCCGAAGCGATCGTGCTCGGCTGCGCCGGCATGACGGATCTTGCCAGGGAATTGCAGGATATTTACGGCGTGCCCGTCGTCGACGGTGTCGCGGCCGCCGTCAAGCAGGCCGAGGCGCTGGTGTCGCTCGGGCTTTCCACCAGCAAGCGCGGCTCCTACGCCTCACCGCTGCCGAAACCCCTTATGGGCGCGATGAGCGGTTTCTCGCCGATCCCGAAAATCGGCTGA
- a CDS encoding ABC transporter permease, translated as MNHEKRGLEFYLLAIFFIVFVLFLYGPLSAILILSFQGPDGGLTFPMNGVSTHWFFNLFEKQAVGDFGASFRRSFTLALMVMVVTVVVSLLAGLAFRRRFRGSTVLFYATVASLVVPSIIISLGIGVVFQEGGLKPAWYSSAFGAHLTWTLPFGVLIMFAVFNRFSPAYEEAARDLGATSWQTFRHVVLPMIAPSLIGVGLFGFTLSYDEFARTLMTSGSYNTLPLEIYGMTTNVTTPVLYALGTVTTLFSFTIILIALGIMTMLGRRQAKID; from the coding sequence ATGAACCACGAAAAACGCGGCCTCGAATTCTATCTGCTGGCGATATTCTTCATCGTCTTCGTGCTGTTCCTCTACGGCCCGCTTTCGGCGATCCTGATCCTCTCCTTCCAGGGGCCGGACGGCGGCCTGACCTTCCCGATGAACGGCGTTTCCACGCACTGGTTCTTCAACCTGTTCGAAAAGCAGGCGGTCGGCGATTTCGGCGCCTCGTTCCGGCGCTCCTTCACCCTCGCGCTGATGGTGATGGTGGTGACTGTCGTCGTGTCGCTGCTGGCCGGCCTTGCCTTCCGCCGCCGTTTCCGCGGATCGACCGTGCTGTTCTACGCCACGGTCGCCAGCCTCGTCGTGCCGTCGATCATCATTTCGCTCGGTATCGGCGTCGTCTTTCAGGAGGGCGGGCTGAAGCCCGCCTGGTATTCGTCGGCTTTCGGCGCGCACCTGACCTGGACGCTGCCCTTCGGCGTGCTGATCATGTTTGCCGTCTTCAACCGCTTCTCGCCCGCTTACGAGGAAGCGGCGCGCGATCTCGGCGCCACGTCCTGGCAGACGTTCCGGCATGTCGTGCTGCCGATGATCGCGCCGAGCCTCATCGGCGTCGGGCTGTTCGGTTTCACGCTTTCCTATGACGAATTCGCGCGCACATTGATGACGTCGGGCAGCTACAATACGCTGCCGCTCGAAATCTACGGCATGACGACCAATGTCACGACGCCGGTGCTCTATGCGCTCGGCACGGTGACGACGCTGTTTTCCTTCACCATCATTCTCATTGCGCTCGGCATCATGACGATGCTGGGGCGGCGGCAGGCAAAGATAGATTGA
- a CDS encoding ABC transporter permease: MAIIAAETEEGSHDAHGRRSFHLSPSTISYLQATPLIAILGFFFLLPIAMIAVVSFWDYDFAGLYPDFLTMNYTDTLGSWVTWKTYLNTLKFTAIVWALTLVIGFWVAYFLAFHIRKTSTQMILFLICTVPFMTSNIIRMISWIPVLGRNGLVNSALIKMGIIPQPIEWLLYSDFAVVLAMVHLYTLFMVTPIFNTLMRIDRSLFEAARDAGASGWQVLWNVVIPLAKPGMAIGTIFVVTLVMADFSTVQVMSGGQSASVALMMKNQMSLLQYPAAAANAVVLLAVVLLMVAAILRVVDIRKEL; encoded by the coding sequence ATGGCGATCATCGCAGCAGAAACGGAAGAGGGCAGCCACGACGCCCACGGCAGACGATCTTTCCACCTCTCCCCCTCCACCATCTCCTATCTCCAGGCGACGCCGCTGATCGCCATTCTCGGCTTCTTCTTCCTGCTGCCGATCGCCATGATCGCGGTCGTCAGCTTCTGGGACTATGATTTCGCCGGTCTCTATCCCGATTTCCTCACCATGAACTACACCGACACCCTCGGTTCATGGGTGACGTGGAAGACCTATCTCAACACGCTGAAATTCACCGCCATCGTCTGGGCCCTGACGCTCGTCATCGGCTTCTGGGTCGCCTATTTCCTCGCCTTCCACATCCGCAAGACCTCGACGCAGATGATCCTCTTCCTCATCTGCACGGTGCCGTTCATGACCTCTAACATCATCCGCATGATCTCCTGGATCCCCGTGCTCGGACGCAACGGCCTGGTCAATTCGGCGCTGATCAAGATGGGCATCATTCCGCAGCCGATCGAATGGCTACTCTATTCCGATTTCGCCGTCGTGCTCGCCATGGTGCACCTCTATACCCTGTTCATGGTGACGCCGATCTTCAACACGCTGATGCGCATCGACCGCTCGCTGTTCGAGGCAGCGCGCGATGCCGGCGCGTCCGGCTGGCAGGTGTTGTGGAACGTCGTCATTCCGCTTGCCAAACCCGGCATGGCGATCGGCACCATCTTCGTCGTTACGCTCGTCATGGCCGACTTTTCGACAGTGCAGGTGATGTCCGGCGGCCAGAGCGCCTCGGTGGCGCTGATGATGAAGAACCAGATGTCGTTGCTGCAATATCCAGCCGCAGCCGCCAATGCGGTGGTGCTGCTTGCCGTCGTGCTGTTGATGGTCGCCGCCATCCTGCGCGTCGTCGATATTCGCAAGGAGCTTTGA
- a CDS encoding ABC transporter substrate-binding protein, with protein sequence MTTETTSTKTAKGLCRRTLLKTGAAAVGAIAGSGAITGFPTIWAQTNITLRQFGTGVSNINAIAEKCKADLGITLEMTATDSDAAAQRAVTQPDSYDIADIEYWIAKKVFPTGVLQPMDVKKLKYYDKIVPLFINGKMKPDSVIAQGTAPHTVGFVEAQGAKKFAKEPTQWMTMVPTIYNADTLGIRPDLVGRDITSWADIMDPKFKGKTSILNIPSIGIMDAAMIMEALGNIKYADKGNMTKEEIDKTIEFLIKAKGDGQFRAFWKSFDESVNLMASGEVVIQSMWSPAVAAVRSKGIACKYQPLKEGYRAWGGGLGLASHLKGAQLDAAYEYINWYTSGWVGGYLNRQGYYSACMETAKNFMTADEWGYWIEGKPAQGDILSPEGKVMEKAGAVRDGGAFEARMGAVACWNSVMDEDRYMVRRWNEFIAA encoded by the coding sequence ATGACGACTGAAACGACATCGACGAAGACTGCGAAGGGCCTATGCCGCCGTACGCTCTTGAAGACGGGTGCTGCCGCCGTTGGCGCCATCGCCGGCTCCGGAGCGATCACCGGCTTTCCCACAATTTGGGCGCAGACGAACATCACGCTTCGCCAGTTCGGCACCGGCGTTTCGAACATCAACGCCATCGCCGAGAAGTGCAAGGCCGACCTCGGCATCACGCTGGAGATGACGGCGACCGATTCCGACGCCGCCGCTCAGCGTGCCGTCACCCAGCCCGACAGCTACGACATCGCCGACATCGAATACTGGATCGCCAAGAAGGTGTTTCCGACAGGCGTGCTGCAGCCGATGGACGTCAAGAAGCTGAAATATTACGACAAGATCGTGCCGCTCTTCATCAACGGCAAGATGAAGCCGGACAGCGTCATCGCCCAGGGCACCGCACCGCACACGGTCGGCTTCGTCGAGGCGCAGGGCGCCAAGAAATTCGCCAAGGAGCCGACGCAGTGGATGACGATGGTTCCCACCATCTACAATGCCGATACGCTCGGCATCCGTCCCGATCTCGTCGGCCGCGACATTACGAGCTGGGCCGACATCATGGATCCGAAGTTCAAGGGCAAGACCTCGATCCTCAACATTCCGTCGATCGGCATCATGGATGCGGCGATGATCATGGAAGCCTTGGGCAACATCAAATATGCCGACAAGGGCAATATGACCAAGGAAGAGATCGACAAGACGATCGAATTCCTCATCAAGGCCAAGGGCGACGGCCAGTTCCGCGCCTTCTGGAAGTCGTTCGACGAGTCGGTCAACCTGATGGCGTCGGGCGAGGTCGTCATCCAGTCGATGTGGTCGCCGGCCGTCGCCGCCGTCCGCTCCAAGGGCATCGCCTGCAAATACCAGCCGCTCAAGGAAGGCTACCGCGCCTGGGGCGGCGGCCTCGGCCTCGCCTCGCACCTCAAGGGCGCACAGCTCGATGCGGCTTACGAATATATCAACTGGTATACGTCGGGCTGGGTCGGCGGTTATCTCAACCGCCAAGGCTACTATTCCGCCTGCATGGAAACCGCCAAGAACTTCATGACGGCAGACGAATGGGGCTATTGGATCGAGGGCAAGCCGGCTCAGGGCGATATCCTCTCTCCCGAAGGCAAAGTCATGGAGAAGGCCGGTGCGGTGCGCGACGGCGGCGCCTTCGAGGCCCGCATGGGTGCGGTCGCCTGCTGGAACTCGGTCATGGACGAAGACCGCTACATGGTCCGCCGCTGGAACGAGTTCATCGCGGCCTGA
- a CDS encoding ABC transporter ATP-binding protein yields MSKAAEIDIVSVSKVYGTMTAVHGISLKIPAGSYCCFLGPSGCGKTSTLRMIAGHESISSGDIRLGKTVVTDLPPARRGTAMMFQSYALFPHLDLVDNVAFSLKMKGVDKAERRAKALEMLKLMQMEPYANRRPAQLSGGQQQRVALARALITDPEALLLDEPLSALDPFLKIRMRAELKKLQKSLGITFVHVTHSQEEAMALADVIVIMNDGRIEQAAAPREVFEKPATAFVARFMGDHNVLSGRVTSSADGMLVMTVPEGQSFSVRGTGREVGGPVDIGIRTDRVRLQVATEWTLGFNGIVSNVEYRGSSVKITVVGAGSDDFTVISDDSDYFARPVAVGETVALSWELDDAVLLGRSSA; encoded by the coding sequence ATGTCGAAAGCGGCAGAGATTGATATAGTATCCGTTTCGAAGGTCTACGGAACGATGACGGCCGTGCACGGGATCAGCCTGAAGATTCCGGCTGGTTCCTATTGCTGCTTCCTCGGCCCGTCGGGCTGCGGCAAGACCTCGACGCTGCGCATGATCGCCGGCCATGAAAGCATTTCTTCAGGCGACATCAGGCTCGGCAAAACGGTCGTCACCGATCTTCCGCCAGCCAGGCGCGGCACGGCGATGATGTTCCAGTCCTACGCGCTCTTCCCGCACCTCGACCTGGTGGACAATGTCGCCTTCAGCCTGAAGATGAAGGGCGTCGACAAGGCGGAGCGGCGGGCCAAAGCACTGGAGATGCTGAAGCTGATGCAGATGGAGCCCTACGCCAACAGGCGTCCGGCCCAGCTTTCCGGCGGCCAGCAGCAGCGCGTTGCGCTGGCCCGCGCCTTGATTACCGATCCGGAGGCGCTGCTGCTCGACGAGCCGCTGTCGGCGCTTGATCCGTTCCTGAAGATCCGCATGCGCGCAGAGCTCAAGAAGCTGCAGAAGTCCCTCGGCATCACCTTCGTTCACGTCACCCACAGCCAGGAAGAGGCGATGGCGCTCGCCGACGTCATCGTCATCATGAATGACGGCCGGATCGAGCAGGCGGCGGCACCCCGTGAGGTTTTCGAGAAGCCGGCAACCGCGTTCGTCGCGCGGTTCATGGGCGATCACAACGTCTTGTCCGGCCGGGTAACGTCGAGCGCGGACGGCATGCTCGTCATGACCGTGCCGGAGGGGCAGAGCTTTTCCGTGCGCGGGACGGGCAGGGAAGTTGGTGGGCCGGTCGATATCGGCATCCGCACCGACCGCGTCCGCCTGCAGGTGGCGACCGAGTGGACGCTCGGCTTCAACGGCATCGTCTCCAACGTCGAATATCGCGGCTCCTCGGTGAAGATCACCGTTGTCGGCGCCGGCAGCGACGACTTCACCGTCATATCAGACGATAGCGATTATTTCGCTCGGCCGGTCGCCGTCGGCGAGACCGTCGCGCTCAGCTGGGAACTCGATGACGCCGTGCTTCTCGGCCGCTCCTCCGCATGA
- a CDS encoding GntR family transcriptional regulator — protein MKSAAKAMQAEEVAETGAHQIRDAIREAIVERRLSPGTKLSESDVGNLFNVSRTLARAALQALSYEGLVSVEKNRGAFVAYPSPDEARQIFSARRLVEPGILREAAARITADDIRNLRELLQEEGRLMSERGQTARRAEIKASGDFHLMLAELSGNAIMQRFMEELVARSSLVIALYGQSTASSCGHSEHGDIISAIEGNELDRACQLMLYHIAHIEADLDLRERKSLGLKEAFEL, from the coding sequence ATGAAATCCGCCGCCAAGGCCATGCAGGCCGAAGAAGTCGCCGAAACCGGCGCGCACCAGATCCGCGACGCCATTCGCGAGGCAATCGTCGAGCGCAGGCTTTCCCCCGGCACCAAGCTTTCCGAAAGCGATGTGGGCAATCTTTTCAACGTCAGCCGCACACTTGCCCGCGCAGCGCTCCAGGCGCTTTCCTATGAGGGTCTCGTCAGCGTCGAGAAGAACCGCGGCGCCTTCGTCGCCTATCCCTCCCCTGATGAGGCCCGCCAGATCTTTTCCGCCCGGCGCCTCGTCGAGCCTGGCATATTGCGCGAGGCGGCGGCGCGGATCACGGCCGATGACATCAGGAATCTGCGAGAGCTGCTGCAGGAAGAGGGCCGCCTGATGAGCGAGCGCGGTCAAACGGCGAGGCGCGCCGAGATCAAGGCATCCGGCGATTTCCATCTGATGCTGGCGGAACTTTCGGGCAATGCGATCATGCAGCGCTTCATGGAGGAGCTCGTCGCCCGCTCATCGCTTGTGATCGCGCTCTACGGCCAGTCGACCGCTTCCAGCTGCGGTCATTCCGAACATGGCGACATCATCTCTGCGATCGAAGGCAACGAACTCGACCGCGCCTGCCAGCTGATGTTGTATCACATCGCCCATATCGAGGCCGACCTCGACCTGCGCGAACGCAAGAGCCTCGGCCTTAAGGAAGCCTTCGAACTCTGA
- a CDS encoding DUF4174 domain-containing protein produces MLRSIVHEIIGTPRREPELPQSLERFRDSKRVLIIFADAQDDRPAIQDEWLRNAQMRLIEEDVEVFIIAGGGAFSLFDDGWELDADDIRERLQGPPYSEFGLILIGRDGTVKLRSSEPRTAEEIFAALDKLPKKAS; encoded by the coding sequence ATGCTGAGATCCATCGTTCATGAAATCATCGGCACACCGCGACGTGAGCCGGAACTTCCACAATCGCTCGAGCGGTTTCGAGACAGCAAACGGGTGCTGATCATCTTCGCCGATGCGCAGGACGACCGCCCAGCAATCCAGGACGAATGGCTCCGGAACGCACAGATGCGCCTCATCGAGGAAGACGTCGAAGTGTTCATCATCGCTGGCGGCGGCGCTTTCTCGCTGTTCGATGATGGCTGGGAACTTGATGCGGACGATATTCGCGAGCGGCTGCAGGGGCCGCCTTACAGCGAGTTCGGGCTGATCCTGATCGGGCGTGACGGCACGGTGAAGCTGCGCTCCAGCGAGCCGCGCACGGCGGAAGAAATTTTCGCCGCGCTGGACAAGCTGCCGAAGAAGGCGTCGTAA
- a CDS encoding BRA0787 family protein produces the protein MMNALPPLHNGHAPFTLQQLFREALYAFEEWDSELTEPIVTHEGRVLPISFVFEAMRECTDIVPMNIVGAVTERLTKPWEGEGPLDQMTFSTAARVMRVLVRKRLLANGTADLVAVSAHVAEDQNRD, from the coding sequence ATGATGAATGCCCTGCCGCCACTTCATAACGGCCACGCGCCGTTTACCCTCCAGCAGCTGTTTCGCGAAGCACTTTACGCTTTCGAGGAATGGGACAGCGAATTGACCGAACCGATCGTGACCCATGAAGGAAGGGTCCTCCCGATCAGCTTCGTTTTCGAAGCCATGCGCGAATGCACCGATATTGTGCCGATGAATATCGTCGGCGCCGTCACCGAGCGGCTGACCAAGCCGTGGGAGGGCGAAGGTCCGCTCGACCAGATGACCTTCTCGACGGCGGCACGCGTCATGCGCGTGCTGGTGCGCAAACGCCTGCTTGCCAACGGCACAGCGGACCTCGTCGCCGTCTCGGCGCATGTGGCCGAGGACCAGAACCGCGACTGA
- a CDS encoding DUF2934 domain-containing protein, producing MSDRRHEWISKRAYAIWEEQGRPDGRDGEHWRQAVAERDALERTQASVDGREVLVKFRPKPQRPELPRDGWLTPPAKAG from the coding sequence ATGAGCGACAGACGCCATGAGTGGATCAGCAAACGGGCCTATGCGATCTGGGAAGAACAGGGCCGCCCTGACGGCCGGGACGGCGAACATTGGCGCCAGGCAGTCGCCGAGCGGGACGCGCTGGAACGCACGCAGGCCTCCGTCGATGGACGCGAGGTCCTGGTGAAGTTCCGCCCGAAGCCGCAACGACCGGAACTGCCGCGCGACGGCTGGCTCACCCCGCCGGCCAAGGCCGGTTGA
- a CDS encoding LuxR family transcriptional regulator, whose translation MIENSYSDKFEPAFEQIKAATNVDAAIRILQAEYGLDFVTYHLAQTIASKIDSPFVRTTYPDAWVSRYLLNSYVKVDPIVKQGFERQLPFDWSEVEPTPEAYAMLVDAQKHGIGGNGYSIPVADKAQRRALLSLNARIPADEWSELVRRCRNEWIEIAHLIHRKAVYELHGENDPVPTLSPREIECLHWTALGKDYKDISVILGISEHTTRDYLKTARFKLGCATISAAASRAVQLRIINP comes from the coding sequence ATGATCGAGAATAGCTACAGCGACAAGTTCGAACCTGCTTTCGAACAGATCAAGGCTGCAACCAATGTGGATGCCGCCATCCGTATTCTCCAGGCGGAATATGGCCTCGATTTCGTTACCTACCATCTCGCCCAGACGATCGCGAGCAAGATCGATTCCCCCTTCGTGCGCACCACCTATCCGGATGCCTGGGTCTCCCGCTACCTGTTGAACAGCTATGTGAAAGTCGATCCGATCGTCAAGCAGGGCTTCGAGCGCCAGCTGCCCTTCGACTGGAGCGAGGTCGAGCCGACGCCCGAAGCCTATGCCATGCTGGTCGACGCCCAGAAGCACGGCATCGGCGGCAACGGCTATTCCATTCCCGTCGCCGACAAGGCGCAGCGCCGCGCGCTCTTGTCGCTGAACGCCCGCATCCCGGCCGACGAATGGTCCGAGCTTGTGCGCCGCTGCCGCAACGAATGGATCGAGATCGCCCATCTGATCCACCGCAAGGCCGTCTATGAACTGCATGGCGAGAATGATCCGGTGCCGACCTTATCACCGCGCGAGATCGAGTGCCTGCACTGGACGGCGCTCGGCAAGGATTACAAGGATATCTCGGTGATATTGGGAATATCGGAGCACACGACGCGCGATTACCTGAAAACGGCACGCTTCAAGCTCGGCTGCGCCACGATTTCGGCGGCCGCTTCGCGGGCGGTGCAGCTGCGCATCATCAATCCCTGA
- a CDS encoding acyl-homoserine-lactone synthase: protein MFVIIQAHEYQKHAAVLDQMFRLRKKVFADQLGWDVPVIGPYERDSYDALSPAYLVWCNDSRTRLYGGMRLMPTTGPTLLYDVFRETFPAAADLVAPGIWEGTRMCIDEEAIARDFPNIDAGRAFSMMLLALCECALDHGIHTMISNYEPYLKRVYKRAGAEVEELGRADGYGKYPVCCGAFEVSDRVLRKMRAALGLTQPLYVRHVPARSVVTQFLEMAA, encoded by the coding sequence ATGTTCGTTATCATTCAGGCACATGAGTATCAGAAACACGCCGCCGTACTCGACCAGATGTTCCGCCTGCGCAAGAAGGTCTTCGCCGATCAGCTCGGCTGGGATGTTCCCGTCATCGGCCCCTACGAACGCGACAGCTACGATGCGCTTTCTCCGGCCTACCTCGTCTGGTGCAACGATAGTCGCACGCGCCTTTATGGCGGCATGCGCCTGATGCCGACGACCGGTCCGACGCTTCTCTACGACGTCTTCCGTGAGACCTTTCCGGCTGCCGCCGATCTCGTCGCCCCGGGCATCTGGGAAGGCACGCGCATGTGCATCGACGAGGAGGCGATCGCCAGGGATTTCCCCAACATCGATGCCGGCCGCGCCTTCTCGATGATGCTGTTGGCGCTGTGCGAATGCGCGCTCGACCACGGCATCCATACGATGATTTCCAACTACGAACCCTATCTCAAGCGCGTCTACAAACGCGCAGGTGCCGAAGTGGAAGAACTCGGCCGCGCCGACGGCTACGGCAAGTATCCCGTCTGCTGCGGCGCCTTCGAAGTGTCTGACCGCGTGCTGCGCAAGATGCGCGCCGCCCTCGGCCTGACCCAACCCCTTTATGTCAGACATGTTCCGGCCCGCTCGGTCGTGACGCAATTCCTGGAGATGGCAGCATGA
- a CDS encoding response regulator → MVASNSAVVLIVEDEPLIRFNILDVLEDVGHVALEAASADEALVVLKGRQDVDILFTDVNMAGSMDGIQLARRVRAMRPNIGIIITSGMVRLDPLALPANAAFLPKPYLHDTLITTIDSLMA, encoded by the coding sequence ATGGTGGCTTCGAACAGTGCCGTGGTGCTCATCGTGGAGGATGAGCCGCTGATCCGGTTCAATATCCTCGATGTGCTGGAGGATGTCGGCCATGTGGCGCTGGAGGCGGCGAGTGCGGATGAGGCGCTGGTGGTGCTGAAGGGCCGGCAGGATGTCGATATTCTGTTCACCGACGTCAACATGGCGGGCTCGATGGATGGCATCCAGCTTGCCAGGCGGGTGAGGGCGATGCGGCCGAATATCGGCATCATCATCACCTCGGGCATGGTGCGGCTCGATCCGCTGGCGCTGCCCGCCAATGCCGCCTTCCTGCCCAAGCCTTATCTGCACGACACGCTGATTACGACGATCGATTCACTGATGGCTTGA
- a CDS encoding helix-turn-helix transcriptional regulator: MAGAGPRELSIPRFALRRQEAAASLGISASLFDNWVDQGFMPKGTKINGVVLWDTEQIRAAWQGLVESGAANSQDDNNPFDGVIA, encoded by the coding sequence TTGGCTGGCGCCGGTCCTAGAGAGTTGAGCATTCCTCGCTTCGCTCTTCGGCGGCAGGAGGCGGCTGCCTCATTGGGCATCTCGGCATCGTTATTCGACAATTGGGTTGATCAAGGCTTCATGCCGAAAGGCACAAAAATCAATGGTGTAGTGCTGTGGGATACGGAACAAATACGTGCAGCATGGCAAGGCTTGGTCGAGAGCGGTGCCGCCAACTCCCAAGACGATAACAATCCGTTTGATGGAGTGATCGCGTGA
- a CDS encoding DGQHR domain-containing protein, translated as MADENTGDGFLSYTASLITQGNHRFYSLTIPSDVLARTCFVVDRDEDPIAGFQRLLDKDRAQQIADYIDAGFGTIPTSVVLSGQSISEFTYDRRKRTVRFRDIPKSFLVLDGQHRIYGFHLAKSELRVPVVVYNELSRVDESRLFIDINTKQKPVPNELLLDIRKLAEYRNDVETRLGDIFDLFATEPSSPLLGSMSPSKRKKDHISRVTFNAAVNPILGLFGEASPSEIYRVMAAYLTAVMGHAAEKKLEMDATQPIVFRAILSIFPEIAQRVRDRFGTRYLADDFAEIVSDMLKNVKHSSVKNVGNSVSAYAKVFTDGLKTKSIF; from the coding sequence GTGGCAGACGAGAATACAGGAGACGGATTTCTCAGTTATACCGCATCACTGATCACACAAGGGAACCACCGCTTCTACAGCTTAACGATACCCTCTGATGTGCTTGCAAGAACCTGTTTCGTCGTGGATCGGGACGAAGACCCCATTGCCGGATTTCAGCGTCTTCTGGATAAGGATCGAGCACAGCAAATTGCCGACTACATTGATGCTGGATTCGGCACCATTCCAACCTCCGTGGTGCTATCTGGACAGAGTATTTCGGAATTCACCTACGACCGCCGTAAGAGAACGGTCCGTTTCCGAGACATTCCGAAATCCTTCCTCGTTCTCGATGGTCAGCATCGTATCTACGGCTTCCATTTGGCCAAATCCGAACTCCGCGTCCCCGTAGTCGTCTACAACGAGCTTTCGCGAGTGGACGAGTCTCGTCTTTTCATCGACATCAACACTAAGCAGAAGCCGGTACCAAACGAACTTCTCCTCGACATCCGGAAACTGGCGGAATACCGGAACGACGTTGAGACCCGGCTCGGGGACATCTTCGACCTATTCGCCACTGAGCCGTCGAGTCCACTTCTCGGTTCAATGTCACCATCGAAACGTAAGAAGGACCATATCTCGCGCGTCACCTTTAACGCAGCCGTGAACCCTATTTTGGGGCTCTTCGGTGAGGCTTCACCATCGGAAATCTACCGTGTCATGGCGGCCTATCTTACAGCCGTCATGGGACATGCAGCCGAGAAAAAGCTGGAAATGGATGCAACGCAGCCCATTGTTTTCCGGGCCATTTTGTCGATTTTTCCAGAGATTGCCCAGCGTGTGCGGGACCGTTTCGGCACCAGGTATTTAGCGGACGACTTCGCGGAGATCGTGTCCGATATGCTGAAGAACGTGAAGCATTCTTCGGTAAAAAATGTGGGCAATAGTGTGAGCGCTTACGCTAAAGTTTTCACAGACGGACTCAAAACAAAATCGATCTTCTAA